CTCCATTTAACAGTAACTCCGAAGCTTCTAAATTGACTAGAAAAGAGTCTGAAATTTTAGAATTTATTCTTAACGGATTTACCAATCTTGAGATTGCCGACAAATTAGGAAAAAGCAAACGTACCATTGAAACACATCGATTTAATTTGATGAAAAAATTAGATGTTAAGAACTTGGTAGAATTGTCTAAAAAAGCTCAAGAATTAGGTTTTCAATAAATCTTTTTTAAATCTATATTTTATTTAACTTTAGCAAAAAAGAAATTGATTTGCTATGTTAGAAAAAGTTTACGCAGCCTCCTTTTTGGGGGTTGATGCTACTATTATTACCATTGAGGTAAATATTGATAGTGGTATAGGTTATCATTTAGTAGGATTACCAGACAATGCTGTTAAAGAAAGTAATTTTAGAATTCACGCTGCTTTAAAAAACAACAACCTACATTTTCCAGGGAAAAAAATCACCATAAATATGGCTCCTGCCGATATGCGCAAAGAAGGAACCGCTTATGATATTTCTTTAGCCATTGGAATTTTAGCTGCCTCAAAACAAATAAACAACACCAAGTTAAAAGACTTTATTATTATGGGAGAACTTTCTTTAGACGGAAGTTTACAACCCATAAAAGGAGTATTACCCATAGCTATTGAAGCTAAAAACCAAGGCTTTAAAGGAATAGTACTTCCTACAGAAAATGCCAAAGAAGCTGCTTTGATTGATGACTTTGAAGTTTATGGATTACAAAACATTAGTGAAGTCATTGATTTTTTAGACGATAACAAAACTTTTGAACCCTTACTTTTTGACACCCAAAAATATCTAAACGAAATTGAAAACAAATTTTCTTTTGACTTTATGGATGTTAAAGGACAAGAATCTGTTAAACGTGCTTTAGAAATTGCCGCATCAGGCGGACATAATATTTTACTAATTGTCCCACCAGGATCTGGAAAAACCATGCTTGCCAAAAGATTGCCAAGTATATTACCCTCTATGTCTTTACAAGAAGCTATTGAGACTACTAAAATTCACTCCGTAGCTGGTAACACCAAAAACAAAGAAGGTTTAATTTTAGAACGTCCTTTTAGGTCTCCCCACCACACGGTTTCTGATGTAGCATTAGTAGGAGGAGGACAATATCCACAACCAGGAGAAATATCCTTGGCACATAACGGAGTTTTGTTTTTAGATGAATTACCAGAATTTAAAAGAAGTGTTTTAGAAGTAATGAGACAGCCTTTAGAAGATAGAGAGGTTACCATTTCTAGAGCTAAGTTTACCATTACCTACCCTAGTAGTTTTATGTTAATTGCGAGTATGAATCCATCACCTAGTGGAGATTTTATTAATGATGATAGCAAAATTCAGTCTTCATCATTAGAAGTAAAAAAATACCTCAACAAAATATCAGGTCCTTTATTAGATAGAATTGATTTGCATATAGAAGTAAATCCTGTTCCATTTGAAAAACTAAGTAATGAAATTCCTGCTGAACCTAGCAAATCCATCAAAAAAAGGGTTCAGCAAGCTAGAAACATTCAAACAAAAAGATACGAGAAAGAAAACAACATACATTACAACGCGCAAATGGATGTAAAGCATATTAAAAAATATTGTAAACTAAATCCAGACACTAAAAACTTACTAAAAAAAGCCATGGAATCTTTAAATCTATCCGCACGAGCTTATGATAGAATTTTAAAAGTAAGTAGAACTATTGCAGATTTAGACAATTCAGAAAACATTGAATCGCATCACATTGCCGAAGCCATTCAATACAGAAGTTTAGATAGAGAGCATTGGATTTAAGCTTTGCTCTTTTTTCTTTTTAAATAAACATTATAAATTAAACTAACCATAATTAACAAGACTCCTAAAAGCGTCCATAAATTATAGGTTTCTTTATACCAAAAGGTACCAATTAAAATCATAAAAACTACCTCTAAATATTTTAAAGGTGCTATTACATTGGTTTCATAAGATTGAAATGCTTTGGTTAAATACAACTGTCCTACATATCCAAAAACTCCTAAACTTAATAAAAGTAACCATTCCACTGCATTTGGATTTCTCCAATGATTGATACACATCAATCCACCAAAAACAAATGCCATCACCATAAAATAATTAATGATAACTAATGAGTTTTCTGAATCGCCAATTTTACGAATCAACACAAAAATAATTCCTAAAAAAATAGCGGATAGTATGGCTAAAATTAAACCAATAGAATTTACATCTACCCCAAAACCTTTAATAATTAACACTCCTAAAAAGGCAATTAAAAATAAAAACCACTGTATAGGTTTTACCTTTTCTTTTAAAAATAAAAGGGCAAAAATTGCAGCAAAAATAGGAGAAGTATATCTTAAAGAAACCGCAGTTCCTAAAGACAAATAATTTAAAGACTGAAAAAAACACGTTAGTGAAATAACACCAGCAACACCTCTAAGAATCAACCATTTTTTTCGAGTTCCCAAAATTGGAATTTTATGTTTAATGATTAATGGAATTGTAAAACACAAAGTTCCAATAGATCTAAAAAAAACAATTTGGTATGCGCTAAAATCATTTAAATACTTTACTCCAGTATTCATTAAAGAAAATGCAATAACACTAAAAATCATGTAAAAAATTGATTTTGAGCCTTTCATAAAAATTGTTTTAGCATTTAAAAGATTAAGAGGCTGTAAAAATAGTATTTATAAAACTTTAGAGAACTAAATACCTCTTTAATATCACAATAAGTTTTACCAAATTACTCAGTTCATTTTTTAGAACTACAAAAGCACTGAATTACAACACATTGCACAAAAATAATAATGCGTAACGCTTAAATATAAAATTCTAGAGGCAACAAACATCTTGACAAATCCAATCCTTTTTATTAATTTAGGAAGAACCAATCCGATTTAAAAACCTTAAAATATATTGTTATGCTGCCATTTAGAACCGAAATAAGAAACAGTCCAAAGTGTCAAACATTAAAAGTTTATATGAACGATACTGCCTGTGATCAAGAATGTAAAGAGTTGTTAGAAAACATAAGTGGAATAGAATCTATAGAAATACAAGAATCTATTAGCAGGAACAGAGTGGAGGAAAATTTAACCATTTACATTAAGGATGATGCAGATGTAAACAGAGTACAAAAATTAGTTGAGAACAAATTAGATCAGCATTTTGCTTTTGACTAAACTAGCTTATACTACAGCATAAAAAAAGCGTCCTAAAAATTAGGACGCTTTTGTTTTTATAAGATATTCTTAGAATTATTTGTAAACTTCTTTTACAAAATCTTCGTAAGTAACTTCTTTTTCATCAAAAGAAATTTTCTCTTTGTACAAGTCTAACAATTTGTTGCTAATTAATTGAGTTTGTAATCTCTTAGCCTCATCTTGGTTTTGTAATACACGCATTGCGATATCTTCTAACTCTTTATCTTCTGGATTCATTTGTCCAAATTGAGCCATTTGTTGTCTGATAAATCCGATTGCGTAATCTTTTAATTCTTGGAAATCAACTTTTACATCGTTATCAGCCATTATCTTACCTTCAATTAATTGGTAACGTAAACCTTTTTCAGATTTTTCGTATTCTGCAGCAGCCTCTTCATCAGTTAAAGGCTTTTCTCCTGCAGTTCCTAACCACTTAATTAAAAACTCTTTTGGTAAATCAAAAGAAGTGTTTTCTATTAAGTTTTCAGTAATTGCGTTTAATAAATGCTGATCTGCTTGTTGAGCAAATTGCCCTTCAGCATCTTCTTTAATTTTATTTCTTAATTCTGTAACAGAAGAAACAACTCCTTCTCCAAAAATCTTATCAAAAAACTCTTGATCTAATTCAGAAGGCTCAGTATAACTAATTTCTTCAATTTTAAAAGTTAAAGGAATTGCCAAATCAGCAACATCTTCTACTTTTAATCCTAAAGACGCAGCTAATTTAGTGTCTTCGTTAAATAAGTTTTTAGATTTTAATTCTAAAACATCACCAACTTTAGATCCTACAAATTTCTTTGTATTTAACTTTCCTTTGATATCTTCAATTGTTAAAGAAGCTTTAGTTTCAATTCCTTCTTCTTCATTTGCAAATACTCCAGCAATTGTTGAATTTTCAGCAACTTCTTCTTGAGTAATTACATTTCCAAAACGGTTTTGTAAGTTTTCTACTTCTTTATCAATCAACTCATCATTAGCAATGATGTTGTATTTTTTAATCTTTCCTTTGGTTAAATCTACATTGATTTCAGGAGCCAAACCTAACTCAAATTCAAAAGAGAAGTTTTCAGCATCCCAGTTAAATTCTCCATCCATTTTTGGTAATGGATTTCCTAAAATATCTAATTTTTCTTCAGCTAAAAAGTTATTTAAAGACTCTTGTAACAACTTGTTAACCTCGTCTACCATTACTGATTTTCCGTACTGCTTTTTCACCAATCCCATTGGCACTTGTCCTTGTCTAAAACCAGGTACACTTGCCTTTTTACGATAATCTTTTAATACAGAAGCAACTTTTTCTTGATAATCCTCTGCTGTAATATCAACTTTAACTACTGCATTTAATGCATCGATATTCTCTTTAGTAATGTTCATTTGACTATTTTTATTTAAAATCTCTAAAAAATTGGGTGCAAAAATACGCTTTTTTTGTTAAGCTACAAAAAGGTATAATTAATTCATGCTCAATTGATTTAATTCTCTTTATACTTATTTTATAAAGGCAATCAACTTGTTATAAAATTCAACTGGATTTTCTGCATGTAACCAATGCCCTGCATTTGATACTGTATCTATTTTTGCTTTTTCAAAATGTGCTGTAATTAAGGCAAAATCATCATCTAAAATATAGTCTGATTTTTGACCTCTTAAAAATAATACTTCTCCATCATAAGTAGTATATGCCGGTAAAGCCTCTCCTACTTCTGG
Above is a genomic segment from Wenyingzhuangia fucanilytica containing:
- a CDS encoding YifB family Mg chelatase-like AAA ATPase, translating into MLEKVYAASFLGVDATIITIEVNIDSGIGYHLVGLPDNAVKESNFRIHAALKNNNLHFPGKKITINMAPADMRKEGTAYDISLAIGILAASKQINNTKLKDFIIMGELSLDGSLQPIKGVLPIAIEAKNQGFKGIVLPTENAKEAALIDDFEVYGLQNISEVIDFLDDNKTFEPLLFDTQKYLNEIENKFSFDFMDVKGQESVKRALEIAASGGHNILLIVPPGSGKTMLAKRLPSILPSMSLQEAIETTKIHSVAGNTKNKEGLILERPFRSPHHTVSDVALVGGGQYPQPGEISLAHNGVLFLDELPEFKRSVLEVMRQPLEDREVTISRAKFTITYPSSFMLIASMNPSPSGDFINDDSKIQSSSLEVKKYLNKISGPLLDRIDLHIEVNPVPFEKLSNEIPAEPSKSIKKRVQQARNIQTKRYEKENNIHYNAQMDVKHIKKYCKLNPDTKNLLKKAMESLNLSARAYDRILKVSRTIADLDNSENIESHHIAEAIQYRSLDREHWI
- a CDS encoding DMT family transporter, with the protein product MKGSKSIFYMIFSVIAFSLMNTGVKYLNDFSAYQIVFFRSIGTLCFTIPLIIKHKIPILGTRKKWLILRGVAGVISLTCFFQSLNYLSLGTAVSLRYTSPIFAAIFALLFLKEKVKPIQWFLFLIAFLGVLIIKGFGVDVNSIGLILAILSAIFLGIIFVLIRKIGDSENSLVIINYFMVMAFVFGGLMCINHWRNPNAVEWLLLLSLGVFGYVGQLYLTKAFQSYETNVIAPLKYLEVVFMILIGTFWYKETYNLWTLLGVLLIMVSLIYNVYLKRKKSKA
- the tig gene encoding trigger factor, with the protein product MNITKENIDALNAVVKVDITAEDYQEKVASVLKDYRKKASVPGFRQGQVPMGLVKKQYGKSVMVDEVNKLLQESLNNFLAEEKLDILGNPLPKMDGEFNWDAENFSFEFELGLAPEINVDLTKGKIKKYNIIANDELIDKEVENLQNRFGNVITQEEVAENSTIAGVFANEEEGIETKASLTIEDIKGKLNTKKFVGSKVGDVLELKSKNLFNEDTKLAASLGLKVEDVADLAIPLTFKIEEISYTEPSELDQEFFDKIFGEGVVSSVTELRNKIKEDAEGQFAQQADQHLLNAITENLIENTSFDLPKEFLIKWLGTAGEKPLTDEEAAAEYEKSEKGLRYQLIEGKIMADNDVKVDFQELKDYAIGFIRQQMAQFGQMNPEDKELEDIAMRVLQNQDEAKRLQTQLISNKLLDLYKEKISFDEKEVTYEDFVKEVYK